The proteins below are encoded in one region of Betaproteobacteria bacterium:
- a CDS encoding DUF4337 domain-containing protein — protein sequence MSGHGFHVHGPHDHEVEHVAQHGGDSFTSRLAVLTAILSTVGAIFGYMGGHSQNAALLYKNEAAIQKTSASNQWNYYQAKSNKQNLAELSVVLTTGEVQEKFKEAIERYKKEKDDIKAEAEKLEAEAKAADRHSEAEMHVHERWALATTLLQIAIALSAITLLTRKRWMLVGVFGATGLGVVAGVMGYLHL from the coding sequence ATGTCTGGACACGGATTTCACGTTCATGGCCCACACGATCACGAGGTTGAGCACGTAGCTCAGCACGGTGGTGACAGTTTTACCTCGCGCTTGGCGGTATTGACGGCCATTTTGTCCACCGTTGGTGCCATTTTTGGCTACATGGGCGGCCACTCGCAGAATGCGGCGTTGCTCTACAAGAATGAAGCGGCCATCCAGAAAACCTCCGCTTCCAATCAGTGGAATTACTACCAGGCCAAGAGTAACAAGCAGAATCTGGCCGAATTGTCGGTGGTGCTGACCACCGGCGAGGTGCAGGAGAAATTCAAGGAAGCCATCGAGCGCTACAAAAAAGAAAAGGATGACATCAAGGCCGAAGCCGAGAAACTGGAAGCAGAGGCCAAGGCGGCCGATCGCCACAGCGAGGCAGAAATGCATGTGCACGAGCGCTGGGCCCTGGCCACGACCTTGCTGCAGATCGCCATTGCCTTGTCAGCGATTACCCTGCTGACGCGCAAACGCTGGATGCTGGTGGGTGTTTTTGGTGCCACCGGACTGGGTGTGGTGGCAGGCGTGATGGGCTACCTGCACCTTTGA
- a CDS encoding (2Fe-2S)-binding protein produces the protein MYVCVCQAVTERQIREAAQGGARTLKDLRRDLGVSSDCGRCASCARACLAEAQQCQGRAAQVSRAR, from the coding sequence ATGTACGTTTGCGTTTGCCAGGCTGTGACCGAACGCCAGATCCGCGAGGCGGCTCAGGGTGGCGCCCGCACGCTGAAGGATTTGCGTCGCGACCTCGGCGTTTCCAGCGATTGCGGACGCTGCGCCTCGTGCGCCCGCGCCTGCCTGGCCGAGGCCCAGCAATGCCAAGGCAGAGCGGCCCAGGTCAGCCGGGCCCGCTGA
- the selD gene encoding selenide, water dikinase SelD, translating to MSQEKIRLTQLSHGGGCGCKIAPAVLQQILAGAPSGIIPPQLLVGTETSDDAAVYQINPQQAIVATTDFFMPIVDDPYDFGRIAATNAISDVYAMGGTPLFALAIVGMPVNTLPLETIGKILQGGEAVCRAACIPIAGGHTIDSVEPIYGLVAIGIVNPAHLKRNSGAKPGDKLILGKQLGVGVYSAALKKDQLHASDYEAMVETTTQLNTPGPMLACLDGVHAVTDVTGFGLAGHLLEVCKGSHVRATVNYADLPLLTRAREFVEAGYMTGASARNWSSYGASVNLAAGLDELAKTLITDPQTSGGLLVSCTPDAVTEVLSLFLQQGFDHVSVIGEIVDGAPGIDVI from the coding sequence GTGTCCCAAGAAAAAATCAGATTGACCCAGCTTTCCCATGGGGGCGGCTGTGGTTGCAAAATTGCACCTGCCGTATTGCAGCAAATTCTTGCCGGTGCGCCTTCCGGGATCATCCCGCCCCAACTGCTGGTCGGCACCGAAACCAGCGATGATGCCGCGGTCTACCAGATCAACCCGCAGCAGGCGATTGTCGCGACGACCGATTTCTTTATGCCCATCGTTGACGATCCCTACGATTTTGGCCGGATCGCTGCCACCAATGCCATCTCCGATGTTTACGCCATGGGCGGTACACCGCTGTTCGCGCTGGCCATCGTCGGCATGCCAGTCAATACGCTGCCGCTTGAAACCATCGGCAAGATTCTGCAAGGCGGCGAGGCGGTTTGCCGTGCTGCCTGCATCCCCATTGCCGGCGGCCATACCATCGACTCGGTGGAGCCGATCTACGGACTGGTCGCCATTGGTATCGTCAATCCGGCCCATCTCAAGCGCAATTCAGGTGCCAAGCCCGGTGACAAGCTCATCCTCGGCAAGCAGCTTGGTGTCGGGGTATACAGTGCTGCGCTCAAGAAGGATCAACTCCATGCCAGTGACTATGAGGCGATGGTCGAGACCACGACACAATTGAATACCCCGGGGCCGATGCTGGCGTGCCTGGATGGGGTGCATGCGGTGACAGACGTGACCGGGTTCGGTCTGGCGGGACATTTGCTGGAGGTCTGCAAGGGCAGCCATGTGCGGGCGACGGTGAATTATGCCGATCTGCCGCTGCTCACCCGTGCTCGCGAGTTTGTCGAAGCGGGCTACATGACGGGCGCCTCGGCGCGCAACTGGAGCAGCTATGGCGCCAGCGTGAATCTGGCGGCCGGCCTCGATGAATTGGCAAAGACACTGATCACCGATCCGCAGACCTCGGGTGGCCTGCTCGTGTCCTGCACGCCGGATGCGGTGACTGAAGTGTTGTCACTTTTCCTGCAACAAGGGTTTGACCACGTTTCAGTGATTGGCGAGATCGTGGATGGCGCGCCAGGGATTGACGTAATTTAG
- a CDS encoding heavy-metal-associated domain-containing protein, translated as MDNTIIKVGGMSCQGCVKNITGVLSGMAGVSTAEVSLEAGEARVEFDAQQVTRNALIAAIEDAGFDAE; from the coding sequence ATGGACAACACCATCATCAAGGTTGGCGGCATGAGCTGCCAGGGATGCGTCAAGAACATTACCGGCGTGCTCAGCGGCATGGCCGGTGTCAGTACTGCCGAGGTCTCGCTGGAAGCCGGCGAGGCCAGGGTTGAGTTCGATGCGCAGCAAGTGACGCGCAACGCGCTGATCGCTGCCATTGAAGATGCTGGTTTCGACGCCGAATAA
- a CDS encoding EAL domain-containing protein, producing MTLRVGEKTLEQARTDNNVGSAGGTGRLAASTEQEAMFRTTMEAAQVGIFVLQDQRFKYVNPYLTKLLGYSEEEMLEHMGPLDVIVQEQHAYVVEQMRLRVAGVAGHSYELQIIRKDGSVFPAMVVGSPSVFGGRVASVGTLTDISMQKAAELRIRELADYDVLTGLPNRRLLRERFEQLLAAAERENTEIAVIFLDLDHFKRVNDSLGHSVGDELLCEVARRLDSVVRRIDTLARLGGDEFIFAMPGFHTAAAAEVAHRLIEVFGRPFEIAGHELTVTPSLGISIYPHDGLDLEVLLKNADTAMYRAKEIGRNTFQFYASEMNTSTLDRLLMESNLRRALLQQEFILHYQPLVSLESGLIIGVEALIRWQHPELGLIMPDRFIHVAEETGLINPIGDWVLCEACRQAQAWSESGLPPLVMAVNVAPVQFRQSGFVEVVAGALAASGLDAARLELELTERTVMHDADINLGTLSALHRMGVELSLDDFGTGYSSLAYLKRFPVGKLKIDRSFVHDLETDPDDWAIASTIVSMGRSLRLTVLAEGVETSEQLAQLRKMGCDMAQGYHFSRPLLAAGVADMLRLQPFTNG from the coding sequence ATGACCTTACGGGTCGGGGAAAAGACACTAGAGCAGGCGCGTACCGACAACAATGTCGGTAGCGCGGGGGGCACCGGTCGTTTGGCCGCGTCGACGGAACAGGAGGCAATGTTCCGGACCACCATGGAGGCTGCCCAGGTCGGCATCTTTGTCTTGCAGGATCAGCGTTTCAAATACGTCAATCCCTATCTGACCAAACTCCTTGGGTATTCCGAAGAGGAAATGCTTGAGCACATGGGGCCGCTCGACGTCATCGTCCAGGAACAGCATGCCTATGTTGTCGAGCAGATGCGACTGCGTGTTGCAGGCGTGGCTGGCCATAGCTATGAGTTGCAGATAATCCGCAAGGATGGCTCGGTCTTTCCCGCCATGGTGGTGGGTTCCCCATCTGTATTTGGCGGGCGCGTGGCTTCAGTGGGTACGTTGACGGATATTTCGATGCAGAAGGCAGCCGAGCTGCGCATCCGGGAATTGGCCGACTACGATGTACTGACCGGATTGCCGAATCGGCGCCTGTTGCGTGAACGTTTCGAGCAGTTGCTGGCTGCTGCCGAGCGCGAGAACACCGAAATCGCCGTCATTTTTCTCGACCTGGATCATTTCAAGCGAGTCAATGATTCGCTGGGTCACAGTGTCGGCGACGAGTTGTTGTGCGAGGTGGCGCGGCGGCTGGACAGCGTCGTGCGGCGTATCGATACCCTGGCGCGGCTGGGCGGCGATGAGTTCATTTTTGCCATGCCTGGCTTCCACACGGCTGCGGCGGCAGAAGTAGCGCATCGGCTGATTGAGGTTTTTGGTCGCCCCTTTGAAATTGCAGGGCATGAACTCACGGTAACCCCATCGCTGGGCATCAGCATTTATCCGCACGATGGCCTGGATCTGGAGGTGCTGCTCAAGAATGCTGATACCGCGATGTATCGGGCCAAGGAGATCGGGCGTAATACCTTTCAGTTCTACGCTAGCGAAATGAATACCTCGACGCTGGATCGATTGCTGATGGAAAGCAATCTGCGCCGCGCGCTGCTCCAGCAGGAATTCATTCTCCATTATCAGCCGCTGGTCTCGCTGGAAAGTGGCTTGATCATTGGCGTCGAGGCGCTCATACGCTGGCAGCATCCGGAACTTGGCTTGATCATGCCTGATCGTTTCATTCATGTGGCCGAAGAAACCGGCCTGATCAACCCGATTGGCGACTGGGTGTTGTGCGAAGCCTGTCGGCAGGCTCAGGCCTGGAGCGAGTCGGGCTTGCCGCCACTGGTGATGGCGGTCAATGTGGCGCCGGTCCAGTTTCGCCAGTCAGGATTCGTCGAGGTCGTGGCCGGGGCGCTGGCCGCCTCGGGGCTGGATGCTGCTCGCCTGGAGCTTGAATTGACCGAGCGCACGGTGATGCACGATGCGGATATCAATCTCGGCACCTTGTCCGCCCTGCATCGCATGGGCGTTGAACTGTCGCTCGACGATTTCGGTACGGGCTATTCGTCGCTGGCGTACCTGAAGCGCTTTCCGGTTGGTAAATTGAAGATTGACCGTTCATTTGTCCATGACTTGGAAACCGATCCGGACGACTGGGCGATTGCCTCGACCATCGTCAGCATGGGGCGCAGCTTGCGCTTGACCGTGCTGGCAGAAGGCGTGGAAACGAGTGAACAATTGGCACAACTGCGTAAAATGGGCTGTGACATGGCACAGGGCTACCATTTCAGCCGACCGCTGCTGGCGGCAGGGGTCGCCGATATGCTGCGCCTTCAACCATTTACGAACGGGTAA
- a CDS encoding copper-translocating P-type ATPase, translated as MNEPDKSRVVEFAIGGMTCAACSARLEKVLNRQAGMQANVNLAAERARVRLSAEVDESAVVAAVAKAGFTAAMVDSQTREREKAEKQRVYHGEIRRFWIAVVLTLPLVGQMLFMFGEHGHQNELSRWLQLALATPVQFWIGWRFYDGAYKSLQGGGANMDVLVALGTSMAWGFSAVVTVFGLDQHVYFEGGAAVITLVLLGKLLEARAKARTSEAIESLIRLQPRTALVERNGEWVDMPVEALMPGDIFLVRPGESVPVDGELVDGESSVDEAMLTGESMPVGKHIGDKVFAATANGQGAMRCRATGVGEHTLLAGIIRMVGEAQGSKAPVQRLADRISAIFVPTVCAIALLTLAGWWWYSGQFSVALVNAVAVLVIACPCALGLATPTAIMVGTGQGARAGILVKNAEALERAEKITVLALDKTGTLTCGTPQVTDVVALAATREEALGLAGALEQNSEHPLARAIVSAGSKTLAVSAEATIDATATPAVNREKVANFKSFAGHGVEGEIAGRMLRLGSPSWLGLDADPVVVALQRTGKTVVVLAEGRLTLALFAIADALRPTSREAVRRLRARGIRVVMLTGDNVSTAAAIAAEAGIDEYRAGILPGDKAAAINELKTAGGLVAMVGDGINDAPALAAADVSFAIGAGSDAAVEAADLTLIRSDLCGVVDAIDLSAATLGKIRQNLFFAFIYNVLGIPLAALGWLNPVVAGAAMAMSSVSVVSNSLLLKRLRPGQ; from the coding sequence ATGAACGAACCTGACAAAAGCCGGGTCGTTGAATTTGCCATTGGCGGTATGACCTGCGCCGCCTGTTCGGCCCGCCTTGAAAAGGTGCTGAATCGGCAGGCTGGTATGCAGGCCAACGTTAATCTGGCGGCTGAACGGGCGCGCGTTCGCCTGTCGGCGGAGGTGGATGAGTCAGCCGTGGTTGCTGCCGTGGCCAAGGCGGGATTCACCGCCGCCATGGTCGACAGTCAGACACGTGAGCGTGAAAAAGCGGAGAAGCAGCGCGTCTATCATGGTGAAATCCGCCGTTTCTGGATTGCCGTGGTGCTGACCCTGCCGCTGGTTGGCCAGATGCTCTTCATGTTCGGCGAACACGGTCATCAAAACGAGTTGTCGCGCTGGCTGCAACTGGCGCTGGCGACGCCGGTACAGTTCTGGATCGGCTGGCGTTTCTATGATGGTGCCTATAAATCGCTGCAGGGCGGCGGCGCCAACATGGATGTGCTGGTTGCACTCGGTACCAGCATGGCGTGGGGGTTTTCGGCCGTGGTAACCGTGTTCGGGCTGGATCAGCACGTTTATTTCGAAGGTGGCGCGGCGGTGATCACGCTGGTCCTGCTCGGCAAGTTGCTGGAGGCAAGGGCCAAGGCGCGCACCTCGGAGGCGATCGAGTCGCTGATCCGTTTGCAGCCCCGGACGGCACTGGTAGAGCGCAACGGCGAGTGGGTTGATATGCCGGTCGAGGCGTTGATGCCGGGGGATATTTTTCTGGTTCGTCCCGGGGAAAGCGTACCAGTTGACGGCGAGTTGGTTGACGGCGAATCGAGTGTCGATGAGGCCATGTTGACGGGTGAGAGCATGCCCGTGGGCAAGCACATTGGCGACAAGGTATTTGCCGCCACCGCCAACGGTCAGGGTGCGATGCGCTGCCGGGCGACTGGCGTCGGCGAACATACCTTGCTGGCCGGCATTATCCGGATGGTGGGCGAGGCGCAGGGGTCCAAGGCGCCGGTGCAACGACTGGCCGACCGGATTTCGGCGATCTTCGTGCCGACGGTTTGCGCCATTGCGCTGCTGACATTGGCCGGCTGGTGGTGGTATTCGGGCCAGTTTTCAGTGGCATTGGTGAATGCGGTTGCCGTACTGGTCATTGCCTGTCCGTGCGCGCTTGGGTTGGCCACGCCGACGGCGATCATGGTTGGTACCGGTCAGGGGGCGAGGGCCGGCATTCTGGTCAAGAATGCAGAAGCCCTTGAACGTGCCGAAAAAATTACGGTACTGGCGCTGGATAAAACCGGGACCCTGACTTGCGGTACGCCGCAGGTCACCGATGTGGTGGCACTTGCTGCAACGCGCGAGGAGGCGCTTGGGCTGGCTGGTGCGCTTGAGCAAAATTCGGAGCATCCGCTGGCGCGGGCCATCGTCTCCGCTGGTTCCAAGACCCTGGCTGTGTCGGCGGAGGCAACGATTGACGCAACGGCGACTCCCGCGGTCAACCGGGAAAAGGTGGCAAATTTCAAATCTTTTGCCGGGCACGGTGTGGAAGGTGAAATCGCTGGGCGGATGTTGCGCCTGGGGTCACCAAGCTGGTTGGGGCTGGATGCCGATCCGGTCGTCGTCGCGCTGCAGCGGACTGGAAAAACGGTCGTGGTGCTGGCCGAGGGGAGGCTGACCCTGGCACTGTTTGCCATCGCCGATGCCTTGCGGCCAACATCGCGTGAGGCGGTCAGGCGCTTGCGCGCGCGCGGCATTCGTGTCGTCATGCTCACGGGTGACAATGTGTCAACCGCAGCGGCAATTGCCGCCGAGGCCGGGATTGATGAATATCGGGCCGGTATTCTGCCCGGCGACAAGGCGGCAGCTATCAATGAATTGAAGACTGCCGGTGGGCTGGTGGCGATGGTCGGTGACGGCATCAACGATGCACCGGCCTTGGCGGCTGCCGATGTCAGCTTTGCCATTGGGGCGGGATCCGATGCCGCGGTTGAGGCTGCTGATTTAACTTTGATTCGTAGTGATCTGTGCGGTGTCGTCGACGCAATCGACCTATCGGCGGCCACCTTGGGGAAAATCCGCCAAAATCTTTTCTTTGCTTTCATCTACAATGTATTGGGAATCCCGCTTGCTGCCTTGGGGTGGCTAAACCCGGTGGTGGCAGGGGCGGCGATGGCGATGAGTTCGGTGTCGGTGGTCTCGAACTCCTTGCTGCTGAAGCGTTTGCGACCAGGTCAATGA
- a CDS encoding sulfite exporter TauE/SafE family protein produces the protein MPDSGYLALFLVGLLGGTHCVGMCGGIVGALSMGAPARWSMHIAYNSGRILSYATAGAIAGALGAASMGLEGQVPARLILYFIANLMLVALGLYLLGVTRALAFTERAGQTLWRHLQPLTRRFIPARSVGQAFPLGLLWGWLPCGLVYSALASALTAGSAGRGALMMLAFGLGTFPNLLLAGIVLARLNEFVRRPVVRMLSGLLVLGFGLYGFVGLMRLTGLL, from the coding sequence ATGCCTGATTCCGGCTATCTCGCCCTTTTTCTCGTTGGTTTGTTGGGAGGTACGCACTGCGTCGGCATGTGCGGTGGCATTGTAGGCGCCCTCTCCATGGGAGCGCCGGCGCGCTGGTCCATGCATATTGCTTACAACAGCGGGCGAATTCTTTCCTACGCGACGGCAGGGGCGATTGCGGGAGCCTTGGGCGCGGCTAGTATGGGGCTGGAGGGGCAGGTTCCCGCACGCCTGATTCTCTATTTCATCGCCAACCTGATGCTGGTGGCGTTGGGCCTTTACTTGCTGGGCGTCACCAGGGCGCTGGCATTTACCGAGCGGGCCGGTCAGACGCTGTGGCGACATTTGCAGCCACTGACCCGGCGGTTTATTCCGGCGCGCAGTGTTGGCCAGGCTTTTCCTTTGGGCTTGCTGTGGGGGTGGTTGCCCTGTGGTCTTGTTTACAGCGCATTGGCCAGCGCATTGACCGCTGGTTCAGCTGGCCGAGGTGCCTTGATGATGCTGGCCTTCGGCCTTGGCACTTTCCCCAATCTGTTGCTGGCGGGCATTGTTCTGGCCAGGCTGAACGAATTCGTGCGTCGCCCGGTCGTACGAATGTTGTCCGGGCTGTTGGTGCTGGGCTTTGGTCTCTACGGTTTTGTCGGGCTGATGCGCCTGACAGGCCTGCTCTAG
- the hemN gene encoding oxygen-independent coproporphyrinogen III oxidase: MPCPMNFATENLVFDPQIIRRFDVNGPRYTSYPTADRFVEAFDSEAAKLWLGKRNIGGISRPLSLYFHIPFCNTICYYCACNKIITKDHGRSAKYLKYLAKELDIQAAALEGRDGEHEVIQLHWGGGTPTFLSHDEMRQLMRETRKHFKLLDGGEYSIEVDPRKVDTATVALLGELGFNRMSVGVQDFDERVQLAVNRVQSEEETYSVIRDARANGFKSVSVDLIYGLPHQTVMGFNRTIERVLAMDPDRLSIYNYAHMPSMFKPQRRINDADLPSADTKLQILALAIKKLTDAGYVFIGMDHFAKPDDELAIAQRQGRLHRNFQGYSTYADCDMLSFGISSISKVGPTYYQNVKTADEYYDRLDSAELPVFRGIELTADDILRRSIIQALMCHFELSIESIESAHLIDFRSYFEAELGDMKEMEQAGLLKIDQEWITVLPPGRLLVRIISMVFDRYLRAGRQRATYSKVI, translated from the coding sequence ATGCCATGTCCAATGAATTTCGCGACTGAAAACCTCGTCTTTGATCCTCAGATCATTCGCCGTTTCGATGTAAACGGCCCTCGCTACACGTCCTATCCCACCGCAGACCGCTTTGTCGAAGCTTTCGACTCTGAAGCAGCCAAGCTGTGGCTTGGCAAGCGGAACATCGGCGGGATAAGTCGACCGCTATCATTATACTTCCACATCCCTTTCTGCAACACTATTTGCTACTACTGCGCTTGCAACAAGATCATTACCAAGGATCACGGGCGCAGTGCAAAGTACCTGAAGTATCTGGCCAAGGAATTGGATATTCAGGCTGCGGCGCTGGAAGGTCGCGATGGCGAGCACGAGGTGATCCAGTTGCATTGGGGCGGCGGTACGCCGACCTTTCTGTCGCACGATGAAATGCGACAGTTGATGCGGGAAACCCGCAAGCATTTCAAATTGCTGGATGGCGGCGAGTATTCAATCGAAGTTGATCCGCGCAAAGTGGATACAGCAACGGTTGCCTTGCTCGGCGAACTCGGTTTCAACCGTATGAGCGTCGGTGTTCAGGATTTCGATGAGCGTGTGCAGCTTGCCGTCAACCGCGTGCAGAGTGAAGAAGAGACCTACAGCGTGATTCGGGACGCGCGGGCCAACGGCTTCAAGTCGGTATCGGTTGATCTGATCTATGGCTTGCCGCACCAGACGGTGATGGGTTTCAATCGAACGATCGAACGTGTGTTGGCGATGGATCCGGATCGTCTGTCGATCTACAACTACGCGCATATGCCCAGCATGTTCAAGCCGCAGCGCCGGATCAACGATGCCGACCTGCCTTCGGCCGACACCAAGCTGCAGATTCTGGCGTTGGCGATCAAGAAACTGACCGATGCCGGTTATGTCTTCATCGGCATGGATCACTTTGCAAAGCCGGACGACGAACTGGCGATTGCCCAGCGACAGGGGCGTCTGCACCGGAATTTCCAGGGCTATTCGACGTATGCCGATTGCGACATGTTGTCTTTTGGCATTTCGTCGATCAGCAAGGTCGGGCCGACTTACTACCAGAACGTCAAGACGGCAGACGAGTATTACGATCGCCTTGATAGTGCCGAGTTGCCGGTCTTCCGTGGTATCGAGTTGACGGCTGATGACATTCTGCGTCGCTCCATTATTCAGGCCCTGATGTGCCATTTCGAGCTTTCCATCGAGAGCATCGAAAGCGCCCATCTGATCGACTTCCGTTCGTATTTCGAAGCCGAACTAGGCGACATGAAGGAAATGGAACAGGCCGGTTTGCTCAAGATTGATCAAGAATGGATTACCGTTCTGCCACCAGGCCGCTTGCTGGTGCGCATCATTTCCATGGTTTTCGACCGCTATCTGCGGGCCGGGCGTCAGCGCGCGACTTACTCCAAAGTCATCTGA
- a CDS encoding DUF302 domain-containing protein, which produces MRVRPAKDHLRQMSSSHLFGTPLQASLFFLVFLGMLCLPLRSIAGDAVVVRVANSSFQVAHEGLVEAIESEGLVVGSILPFRAMLARTSADKDAIPYGEAEIVQFCSSVLAGELVHEDPAQLTLCPLSIALYTLLGDVSSNVRMAYRSPGDSSAGRRHAELLLQRIVRRASGLAQLR; this is translated from the coding sequence ATGCGTGTCCGCCCGGCAAAAGATCACTTGCGTCAGATGTCGTCATCGCATCTGTTCGGGACGCCCCTCCAGGCGTCCCTTTTTTTTCTGGTTTTCCTTGGCATGCTGTGCCTGCCACTCCGCTCAATTGCCGGCGATGCGGTCGTCGTCCGGGTTGCGAATTCCAGTTTTCAGGTCGCCCATGAAGGGCTGGTCGAGGCCATCGAGAGCGAAGGGCTGGTGGTTGGTAGCATTCTCCCGTTTCGGGCCATGCTGGCCCGCACGAGCGCTGATAAAGACGCAATTCCTTATGGCGAAGCGGAAATTGTCCAGTTTTGCAGCAGCGTACTGGCCGGTGAACTGGTTCACGAAGATCCGGCGCAACTGACGCTATGTCCGCTGTCGATCGCCCTCTACACGCTGCTGGGCGATGTTTCGTCGAATGTCAGGATGGCGTACCGCTCGCCGGGTGACTCAAGCGCCGGCCGGCGGCATGCTGAATTGCTATTGCAGCGTATTGTCCGGCGAGCTTCAGGACTTGCCCAGCTACGCTGA
- a CDS encoding porin: protein MQKKLIALAVAAVTSGAAFAQTNVTIYGNVDMGVMFRQGSNGAVASGQSQYDLQSAASQSYIGFKGVEDLGNGLKALFDLQYRISPDTNTGLASAGHQYVGLTGRFGTVVAGYLDGIRYGIYGKYNPFGNYSVATLTSMTTQYDRAANALAYISPSFSGFTVVLATATNTQGAEGSLNGVHSPMTAPTRGNNGDDRLLSANLIYANGPLSIDLDYETTRAVGYNNDRLYVATAGASYNFGVVKVSGLYDVIKGDVNSFIGGNTTFAAAAFGLAANQKYDRRNWFVGATVPLGKFSVLGMFGQVKDKTLSDADAWKLGVGARYTLSKRTELYADYAHIKNDNNAAYTINPMGNSAGTSAGVNALAMGIKHSF from the coding sequence ATGCAGAAAAAACTAATCGCGCTGGCTGTTGCGGCTGTTACATCCGGTGCAGCATTTGCACAAACCAATGTCACCATCTACGGCAACGTCGATATGGGTGTCATGTTCCGTCAGGGCAGTAACGGCGCGGTCGCCAGCGGCCAGTCGCAGTACGATCTGCAGAGCGCTGCTTCGCAGAGCTACATCGGCTTCAAAGGCGTCGAGGATCTGGGCAACGGCCTGAAGGCATTGTTCGATCTGCAATACCGTATCAGCCCGGACACCAATACGGGTCTGGCCTCTGCTGGTCACCAGTACGTCGGCCTGACCGGCCGTTTCGGTACGGTCGTTGCCGGCTATCTGGACGGCATCCGCTACGGCATCTACGGCAAGTACAACCCGTTCGGTAACTACTCGGTTGCCACCCTGACCTCGATGACCACCCAATACGACCGCGCAGCCAATGCGCTGGCCTATATTTCGCCGTCCTTCTCTGGCTTCACCGTGGTTCTGGCCACCGCCACCAACACGCAAGGCGCCGAAGGCAGCCTGAACGGCGTTCACTCGCCGATGACCGCACCTACCCGCGGCAACAACGGCGACGACCGTCTGCTGTCGGCCAACCTGATCTATGCAAATGGCCCGCTGAGCATCGATCTCGACTATGAAACGACCCGCGCCGTTGGTTATAACAACGATCGCCTGTACGTCGCTACGGCTGGCGCTTCCTACAACTTCGGCGTGGTCAAGGTCAGCGGCCTCTACGATGTCATCAAGGGTGATGTGAACTCGTTCATCGGCGGCAATACAACATTCGCTGCCGCTGCCTTTGGCCTGGCTGCCAACCAGAAGTACGATCGCCGCAACTGGTTCGTCGGCGCCACCGTGCCGCTTGGCAAGTTCTCCGTGCTGGGCATGTTCGGTCAGGTCAAGGACAAGACCCTGAGCGATGCTGATGCCTGGAAGCTGGGTGTTGGTGCACGCTACACCCTGTCCAAGCGTACCGAACTGTACGCCGACTACGCGCACATCAAGAATGACAACAATGCTGCCTACACCATCAACCCGATGGGTAATAGTGCAGGCACCAGCGCTGGCGTTAATGCCCTGGCGATGGGTATCAAGCACTCGTTCTAA